The window GCAGCGGCTGAAAGAAAGAATTTAGAGGGAATAAACTCTATGTTAAGAGACTATAAGGGTTTTATGCTGTTAGAGATAATGTTATCGCTTTTAATACTGGGTGTTGTCCTTGTTATGTGCACACAGGTTATAGCAGGCTTTATCCGCTCTGGCGCTTCTTCACTTAACACTACACAGGCCTCGGCCTTAGCAGCCCGTCTCCTGGGAGAGATAGAAGCGAATAAGTATGTTTTGGGAAGTCGTACCGGTAATTTTGAGGACTCACCGGGTTTTAGCTACGAAGTAAATAAATCAAAAGTTGACTATAATTTTAGCCAGTATAAATACAGCATAAAATGGATAGAACATGGAACTGAAAAAAATGCCCAATTCACATTGCAGAAATTTGAACCCTAAGGGCTTTACCCTATTGGAACTTCTTATAAGCATCACTATTCTGGTGATGGTTATAACTACTGTTTATGCGGCTTTTTCAACCGGGCTTAAGGCTCAGAAGAAACAGGAAGAGGCAAACTATCGAAATCAGAGCCTGCGGCAAGCCTGGCGTATGATGGCAAGAGATCTAAGGTGCGCTTACGTTTCCGATACGAACAAAAATGCGATATTTATCGGAGAACACAATACAGGCGCCGGAAATTCCGATAAAATAACTTTTGTTACTGCCCTTCCTGGCACGGGTTCAAAGTACGGCG of the Candidatus Liberimonas magnetica genome contains:
- a CDS encoding prepilin-type N-terminal cleavage/methylation domain-containing protein; protein product: MELKKMPNSHCRNLNPKGFTLLELLISITILVMVITTVYAAFSTGLKAQKKQEEANYRNQSLRQAWRMMARDLRCAYVSDTNKNAIFIGEHNTGAGNSDKITFVTALPGTGSKYGGLAVVSYYVSPGKGLIKENKGFPSYAPEETEGRLFEAAPLVKSLDITYFDGKNWSEEWGTENSKISSFSLPLQVQIKFVFENDKKPVTELIPVYVKK